One stretch of Rhodoferax lithotrophicus DNA includes these proteins:
- the ribH gene encoding 6,7-dimethyl-8-ribityllumazine synthase: MLIADQGSLDTTDPRLDGKKLTIGIVQARFNADITDALATACKTELLALGVPEKHITLVQVPGALEVPVALMAMAEKLKFDALIALGCIIRGETYHFELVANESGAGVSRVALDYQLPIANAILTTENMDQAVARQTDKGRDAARVAVEMANLLDHI, encoded by the coding sequence ATGTTGATCGCAGACCAAGGCAGTTTGGACACCACCGACCCCCGCCTAGACGGCAAAAAACTCACCATCGGCATCGTGCAGGCGCGCTTTAATGCGGACATCACCGATGCCCTGGCAACCGCCTGCAAAACTGAGTTACTGGCACTGGGTGTACCAGAAAAACACATCACCCTGGTGCAAGTCCCTGGTGCCCTGGAGGTGCCTGTAGCCTTGATGGCCATGGCTGAAAAACTCAAATTTGATGCGCTGATCGCTCTGGGCTGCATCATCCGGGGGGAAACCTACCACTTTGAACTGGTGGCCAATGAGTCTGGGGCTGGCGTGAGCCGCGTGGCACTGGATTACCAGCTGCCGATTGCCAACGCCATTCTGACCACCGAAAACATGGATCAAGCAGTCGCAAGACAAACTGACAAAGGCCGTGATGCCGCCCGAGTGGCAGTTGAAATGGCTAACCTACTGGATCACATTTAA
- a CDS encoding O-antigen ligase family protein, translated as MTVILLALMMVLVPAVGVPHEELLQDTLKSMVVSFFALAAAIAFFWPYRLNGFRFRLHWIQLLPTGLLIYALGSMAWSHTYLAAVESVRWFVFSLILFLGLNSLTLKRINWLAWGIHIGAVLASLWATWQFWFDWPYFAQGPAPASSFLNRNFLAEFLVCTLPYSVLLLTRLQDKTSVMLLTFSLGWNIVALMMTGTRSALIGLVILLILLPAITLLYRRQCVSSGWKTPHFAGFIAVLAITVLGLGSLPTAHHQLVKEFGSVNAIERAFSRTMSIAQTQEYSSGSIAVRLQLWRATAQMIAAHPIAGVGAGAWEVQIPLYQDHDTQKETDFYAHSEFLQLLAEYGLMGWFFIALLLLYLCRSALKTWTDQSTQGQREAPLRAFTLASLLVLMVVSGSEFPWRMASTGAMFALSLAVLAASDARLGTSYQPWIHCKSTHVITALCLTAVCIGQAIYIAQQAIECESKLVRASKLALSIAASGTSQDPRWNAPKTQMLELLQQGIAINPHYRKLTPLAADAMLTWGDWKNATWVWESVLASRPYIVGMLANAARGHIQAKEFDLAQDRLNRALQIQPEAASLASVQIMLWSRSGHIAQAMQQAQSLLDSGFLDYDLLQSAYYLGTRHQNPALAIQALKLGIQTWPHRAVDGWLKLGHIYASAQVQDETQALQAYQEAINACSPEFRSSVLAMITPNYRARISLP; from the coding sequence ATGACTGTCATCTTGCTGGCGCTGATGATGGTGCTAGTGCCTGCCGTAGGGGTTCCACATGAAGAGTTGCTGCAAGACACACTGAAATCCATGGTGGTCAGCTTCTTTGCGCTGGCTGCCGCTATCGCCTTTTTTTGGCCCTACCGCCTAAATGGATTTAGGTTCAGACTGCATTGGATTCAGCTCTTGCCAACCGGTTTGTTGATTTATGCACTGGGCAGCATGGCATGGTCACACACCTATTTGGCGGCCGTCGAATCGGTTCGTTGGTTTGTTTTCAGTCTGATCCTTTTTTTGGGGCTTAACAGCCTGACACTCAAGCGAATCAACTGGTTGGCCTGGGGAATCCACATAGGTGCTGTGCTGGCATCCCTATGGGCGACCTGGCAATTTTGGTTTGACTGGCCCTATTTTGCACAAGGCCCCGCCCCGGCATCGAGTTTTCTCAACCGCAATTTTTTAGCTGAATTTCTGGTTTGTACCCTGCCCTATTCGGTACTGCTGCTGACACGTTTACAAGACAAAACCAGCGTCATGCTGCTGACCTTTTCACTGGGCTGGAACATCGTTGCATTGATGATGACTGGCACACGTTCAGCGTTGATTGGTCTGGTCATTTTGCTGATTCTGCTACCCGCCATTACCCTGCTGTACCGCCGTCAATGTGTCTCTTCTGGATGGAAAACACCTCATTTCGCGGGATTCATTGCCGTGCTGGCGATCACCGTACTGGGTTTGGGGAGTCTGCCCACCGCCCACCATCAACTGGTCAAGGAATTTGGCTCAGTCAATGCAATCGAACGTGCTTTCAGCCGCACCATGTCTATTGCCCAAACCCAAGAGTACAGCAGCGGCTCAATTGCAGTGCGACTGCAACTCTGGCGTGCAACGGCCCAAATGATTGCCGCACACCCTATCGCCGGGGTTGGTGCGGGCGCATGGGAGGTGCAAATTCCCTTGTATCAGGATCACGACACGCAGAAAGAAACCGATTTTTACGCTCATAGCGAATTTCTGCAATTGCTGGCTGAATATGGATTGATGGGCTGGTTCTTTATCGCCCTTCTGTTGCTCTACTTGTGCCGTTCAGCATTAAAAACCTGGACGGACCAATCCACCCAAGGCCAACGTGAAGCCCCTCTTCGGGCCTTCACGTTGGCCAGCTTGTTGGTACTCATGGTTGTTAGTGGCAGCGAATTTCCTTGGCGCATGGCCAGTACCGGTGCCATGTTTGCCTTGAGTCTTGCGGTACTTGCTGCCTCTGATGCGCGGCTAGGCACCAGCTATCAGCCTTGGATCCACTGCAAATCAACCCATGTAATCACAGCCTTATGTTTGACCGCGGTATGTATTGGCCAAGCCATCTATATTGCCCAACAGGCGATTGAATGCGAAAGCAAACTGGTTCGTGCCAGCAAATTGGCGCTTTCAATCGCCGCCTCAGGGACATCCCAAGACCCACGCTGGAATGCCCCTAAAACACAAATGCTGGAGCTGCTTCAGCAAGGCATTGCCATCAACCCACACTACCGCAAACTGACTCCTTTGGCTGCCGATGCAATGCTGACCTGGGGGGACTGGAAAAACGCTACCTGGGTGTGGGAATCGGTGCTGGCATCACGCCCCTACATCGTGGGCATGCTGGCCAATGCTGCGCGCGGACATATTCAGGCCAAAGAATTTGATCTGGCACAAGACCGACTCAACCGAGCGCTTCAAATCCAACCCGAAGCTGCCTCCCTGGCCTCAGTTCAAATCATGCTCTGGAGCCGATCTGGCCATATCGCTCAAGCCATGCAACAAGCTCAATCACTCTTAGACAGTGGGTTTCTCGACTATGATCTGCTTCAATCTGCCTATTATTTAGGCACTCGGCATCAAAATCCTGCACTGGCCATTCAGGCACTAAAGCTGGGCATCCAAACCTGGCCCCACCGGGCTGTGGATGGTTGGCTCAAGCTGGGACATATTTATGCATCAGCCCAAGTGCAAGATGAAACTCAGGCACTCCAAGCTTATCAAGAGGCGATCAATGCCTGCTCGCCTGAGTTCAGATCATCAGTTTTAGCCATGATTACACCCAACTACCGCGCCAGGATTTCACTCCCATAG
- a CDS encoding GspH/FimT family pseudopilin encodes MSKSRGFTLVELMVVVAIAAVLASLAVPSFKHLIQSSSISTSVNTFLGDLRFARSEALRRGGAVILCRSDSPEATSPVCGSGSGTGGIGWATGWIVFYDQDGNGDRSASSTDPVLRRQAALTSLDYVLQTTGGSSTKFEFTATGRIRNLSSGVVTMQFGGGKFKADVQRTVCVSIGGRGRVAGDGNASCT; translated from the coding sequence ATGAGTAAATCAAGAGGTTTCACATTGGTCGAGTTGATGGTCGTAGTGGCCATTGCTGCTGTGCTCGCTTCTTTGGCGGTGCCTTCTTTCAAGCACCTGATTCAGTCCAGCAGCATCAGCACCAGTGTGAATACGTTTTTGGGCGATTTGCGCTTTGCGCGCAGCGAGGCTTTGCGTCGTGGGGGGGCGGTCATTCTGTGCCGCAGTGACAGCCCTGAAGCCACGAGTCCCGTCTGTGGCAGTGGTTCGGGTACGGGGGGTATAGGTTGGGCGACTGGCTGGATTGTTTTTTATGATCAGGACGGTAATGGTGACCGGAGTGCCTCCAGTACCGACCCGGTGCTGCGCAGGCAAGCGGCATTGACATCACTGGATTACGTATTGCAGACCACGGGAGGGTCATCTACCAAATTTGAATTTACTGCTACGGGGCGTATCAGAAATTTGTCTTCCGGCGTGGTCACGATGCAGTTTGGTGGCGGCAAGTTCAAGGCTGATGTGCAGCGAACAGTTTGTGTGAGTATTGGTGGGCGTGGTCGTGTGGCTGGTGATGGCAATGCGTCCTGCACATGA
- the ribBA gene encoding bifunctional 3,4-dihydroxy-2-butanone-4-phosphate synthase/GTP cyclohydrolase II: MTTLAPVAISPVEDIVADMRAGRMVILVDEEDRENEGDLIMAADHVTAEAVNFMARFGRGLICLTLTKERCERLQLPPMTARNGDKKGTAFTVSIEAAEGVTTGISAADRACTVQAAVAKNAKPEDLVQPGHIFPLQAVEGGVLMRAGHTEAGCDLAAMAGCTPAAMICEIMKDDGTMARLPDLQLFAAEHGLKIGTIADLIHHRSRMETLVEHVGARQLKTAFGEFTAHAFKDKTAHGVHLALVKGEWSPEDAVLARVHEPLSVLDALEVGRTMHSWSLDASLARVASEGKGVVVFLNCGESGDQLLAQFGGTARASHGPERGRMDLRSYGIGAQILRECGVHKMKLLGTPRRMPSMTGYGLEIVGYVTP; the protein is encoded by the coding sequence ATGACTACTCTAGCCCCTGTGGCCATCTCACCTGTTGAAGATATCGTGGCCGACATGCGCGCCGGGCGCATGGTGATTTTGGTCGATGAAGAAGACCGTGAAAACGAAGGTGACCTGATCATGGCCGCCGACCATGTCACCGCCGAAGCCGTCAACTTCATGGCACGTTTTGGCCGTGGCCTGATCTGCCTGACCCTGACCAAAGAGCGCTGCGAGCGTTTGCAGCTCCCGCCTATGACCGCTCGCAATGGCGACAAAAAAGGCACCGCATTCACCGTGTCCATTGAAGCCGCAGAAGGTGTCACCACCGGTATTTCAGCGGCCGACCGGGCTTGCACGGTGCAAGCTGCTGTGGCCAAAAATGCCAAACCTGAAGATTTGGTGCAGCCCGGCCACATCTTCCCCTTGCAAGCGGTTGAAGGCGGTGTGCTGATGCGTGCTGGCCACACCGAGGCCGGGTGTGATTTGGCCGCCATGGCGGGCTGCACCCCAGCGGCCATGATTTGCGAGATCATGAAAGACGATGGCACCATGGCCCGCTTGCCTGATTTACAGCTGTTTGCCGCAGAACACGGCCTGAAAATTGGCACTATTGCCGACCTGATTCACCACCGCAGCCGTATGGAGACACTGGTTGAACATGTCGGCGCGCGCCAGCTCAAAACCGCCTTTGGCGAATTTACTGCCCACGCCTTCAAAGACAAAACCGCCCACGGCGTACACCTGGCACTGGTCAAAGGTGAATGGAGTCCAGAAGATGCTGTCTTGGCCCGGGTACATGAACCCTTGTCGGTGCTGGACGCGCTGGAAGTTGGCCGCACCATGCACTCCTGGAGTCTGGATGCCAGCCTGGCACGGGTCGCATCCGAAGGCAAAGGCGTGGTGGTATTTTTGAACTGTGGTGAAAGTGGCGACCAATTGCTGGCCCAATTTGGCGGCACGGCACGGGCCAGCCACGGACCGGAACGCGGGCGTATGGATTTACGTTCGTACGGCATTGGCGCACAAATCCTGCGTGAATGTGGTGTACACAAAATGAAACTGCTGGGCACACCGCGTCGTATGCCCAGCATGACTGGCTACGGACTTGAAATTGTGGGCTACGTGACCCCTTGA
- the ribD gene encoding bifunctional diaminohydroxyphosphoribosylaminopyrimidine deaminase/5-amino-6-(5-phosphoribosylamino)uracil reductase RibD — MPSILSQSLALASQSLRLTSPNPRVGCIITTPDGRVLGQGHTQRAGGPHAEIMALRDAAEKGNPVQGATAFVTLEPCSHHGRTGPCCDALIAAGIRQVVAIHADPNPLVAGQGFARLRAAGIQVQVLPADDPLALQAHELNIGFFSRMIRKKPWVRLKMAASLDGQTALQNGASQWITSQAARTDGHAWRARACAVLTGIGTVLADNPKLDVRLVDTPRQPHVVVVDSRLETPLDAALFIAGRACFIYAAVPNDAKKAALEACGATVIYLPGQVPNTPDKVDLSAMLLDLAQREINELHVEAGHKLNGSLIREGLVDEFLVYLAPKLLGLGQGMAHFGPLSSLDDVIQLEFHNIERIGADLRLLARTEGHPNF; from the coding sequence ATGCCTTCCATCTTGAGCCAATCTCTGGCATTAGCCAGTCAAAGCCTGCGCCTCACCTCCCCCAACCCCCGCGTCGGCTGCATCATCACCACCCCCGATGGGCGCGTGCTTGGTCAAGGTCACACCCAGCGCGCTGGTGGCCCACATGCCGAGATCATGGCTTTGCGAGATGCGGCAGAAAAGGGCAACCCGGTTCAGGGCGCTACCGCATTCGTGACGCTGGAACCCTGCTCGCATCACGGGCGCACTGGCCCGTGTTGTGATGCACTGATCGCCGCAGGCATCCGTCAAGTAGTCGCCATCCATGCAGACCCTAACCCACTGGTGGCTGGCCAAGGATTTGCGCGCCTGCGCGCGGCTGGCATACAAGTCCAAGTCTTGCCTGCTGACGACCCCCTTGCCCTTCAGGCGCATGAACTCAACATCGGTTTTTTCAGCCGGATGATTCGGAAAAAACCGTGGGTACGCCTGAAGATGGCCGCCTCACTGGACGGTCAAACTGCGTTACAAAATGGTGCCAGCCAATGGATCACCTCACAGGCTGCACGCACTGACGGACACGCCTGGCGGGCTCGCGCCTGTGCCGTGCTCACCGGCATCGGAACCGTGCTAGCCGACAACCCCAAGCTGGATGTGCGACTGGTCGACACACCACGCCAACCCCATGTGGTGGTGGTGGACAGCCGTCTTGAAACACCGCTTGACGCTGCACTATTCATAGCTGGTCGCGCTTGTTTCATCTACGCTGCAGTACCAAATGATGCCAAAAAAGCAGCACTTGAAGCGTGTGGTGCCACGGTCATCTACTTGCCAGGCCAGGTGCCAAACACACCAGACAAGGTCGATCTCAGCGCCATGCTGCTTGACTTGGCCCAACGTGAAATCAACGAATTACACGTAGAAGCAGGCCACAAGCTCAATGGCTCTTTGATTCGCGAAGGCCTGGTGGATGAATTTCTGGTCTACCTTGCCCCCAAGCTGTTGGGCCTTGGCCAGGGCATGGCCCACTTTGGTCCGCTCAGCTCACTCGACGACGTGATTCAGCTGGAATTTCACAACATTGAGCGCATAGGCGCTGACCTGCGACTGCTGGCCAGAACCGAAGGGCATCCCAATTTTTAA
- the pilV gene encoding type IV pilus modification protein PilV produces MRPAHEVIGKAMKNKQFYAPTRYMLNRLDRQAGTSLIEVLVTILIMSFGLLSLGSMLAYSVQLPKIAGYRATASVLAAGHIERMRANIAGFTNGDYVEALTYNGNRKGLTAPSSSCAYPDCTATTLATLDKNYTNWKLDAELPAGGMRVERDAAAGATDGNLWIIWTEPSTFASINPTNSDNCPDALSSYADLKPRCLYVRFKL; encoded by the coding sequence ATGCGTCCTGCACATGAAGTGATTGGTAAAGCTATGAAAAACAAGCAGTTTTATGCTCCAACACGCTATATGCTGAATAGGCTTGATCGTCAGGCAGGTACCTCCCTGATTGAGGTTCTGGTAACTATTCTGATCATGTCATTTGGATTGCTGTCATTGGGGAGCATGCTGGCCTATTCTGTGCAATTGCCCAAAATTGCAGGGTACCGTGCCACGGCCTCGGTGTTGGCGGCGGGGCATATTGAGCGCATGCGAGCCAATATTGCCGGATTTACAAACGGTGATTATGTCGAGGCGCTCACCTACAACGGCAATCGCAAAGGTTTGACTGCGCCGAGCAGTAGCTGCGCTTATCCCGATTGCACAGCAACAACCCTGGCAACTCTGGACAAGAACTACACCAATTGGAAACTTGATGCTGAGCTACCTGCTGGCGGGATGCGGGTTGAGCGGGATGCCGCAGCCGGTGCGACCGATGGCAATTTGTGGATTATTTGGACTGAGCCCTCCACATTTGCCTCAATTAACCCCACCAATTCAGACAATTGTCCAGATGCATTGTCATCGTATGCTGACCTGAAACCACGTTGTTTGTACGTCAGGTTCAAATTATGA
- a CDS encoding riboflavin synthase has product MFTGIITGIGRITAIEPLGQTAIHGKRLTIHCPPHYLDDTTLGDSIALNGACMTVTSVNTAHPQFTVDISAESLSKTAGLDAMGPINLEKALRAHDRLGGHIVSGHVDGVGSVTQFEQISESWCLRVLTPKTLAKYLAFKGSITINGVSLTVNQVTDLVDGCEISINLIPHTVQNTALQVLKPGSRVNLEIDLIARYVERMLSPNSETAAL; this is encoded by the coding sequence ATGTTTACAGGAATCATCACCGGCATCGGCCGCATCACCGCCATTGAGCCCTTGGGCCAAACGGCCATTCATGGCAAACGACTCACCATCCACTGCCCGCCCCATTATCTGGACGACACCACCTTGGGTGACAGCATTGCACTCAACGGAGCCTGTATGACCGTGACCTCGGTCAACACGGCACACCCGCAGTTCACCGTGGATATCTCCGCAGAGTCGCTCAGCAAAACTGCCGGTCTGGATGCCATGGGCCCGATCAACCTCGAAAAAGCGCTGCGTGCGCATGACCGATTGGGCGGGCACATTGTCTCAGGGCATGTGGACGGTGTAGGCAGCGTGACACAGTTTGAGCAAATCAGCGAAAGCTGGTGCCTGCGGGTGCTGACCCCCAAAACCTTGGCCAAATATTTGGCATTCAAAGGTTCCATCACCATCAACGGGGTCAGCCTCACCGTTAATCAGGTGACTGATTTAGTGGACGGATGTGAGATCAGCATCAACCTCATTCCGCACACCGTACAAAACACGGCGCTGCAAGTTTTGAAACCCGGCTCACGGGTCAACCTTGAAATTGATTTGATCGCCCGTTATGTTGAGCGCATGCTCAGCCCAAACAGTGAAACCGCTGCCCTTTGA